GTTGTCGCTCAGACGGGGCGGGGCCGTCGGTCATCGTCGAGGACGTCGACGACGACTGGGACCGCCGTCACGCGGAGACACGACGGTCACGGCACAACTGAACAGTTCTACTCGGCGTACTCGCGCAGCACTTCGACGCCGACGAGCTCGTCACCGGTGAGCGCGCGGATGTAGGCGCCGCCGGCGATAGAGACGTGGTCGAACGAATCCTCGCTCATCCCGTACATCGTGATGGCCCGTGAGGTGTCGCCGCCGCCGACGACGGAGAAACAGTCCGTCTCGGCGATGGCTTCCAGCACAGTGACGGTGCCCGTCGCGAACTTCTCGTCCTCGAAGACGCCCAGGGCGCCCTTCACGAAGACGGCGTCGGACTCCCGGGCCAGGTCGGCGTACTCTTCGGCGGTGTCGGTGCCGATGTCCATGATGCCCAGCCCCTTCTCGTCGACGTCCTCGACGTCGACCTCGACGCGCTCGCCGTCCTCGCCGTAGGCCACGTCGGAGGCGACCGTAATCTGGTCACCGCGCTCGTCGAGTATCTCCTCGATTATCTCCTGGTTGTTCTCCCACTGGGTGGTAAAGAGGTCCATCCCCTCCACGTCGTAGCCGATGGGGTAGCCCTGGGCCCGGAGGAACAGCTGGCCGGCGATCCCACCCAGCACGAAGTCGTCTATCTTGTCACCGATGTGGTCGATGACGCCGATGACGTCGGTGGCTTTCGTCCCGCCCATGGCCATCGTCACCTGGCCGTCGAACTCCTTCTCGGCGATGGACGTGTTGGCCTCGTACTCGGTCTCCATCACGCGGCCGGCGTAGGCGTCCATCACGACCGGGAAGCCGACCAGCGAAGCGTGCGAGCGGTGGGCCGCCGAGTAGGCGTCGTTGATGTAGGCGTCGAACTCGGGGGCGAGCGTCTGGACGAACTCCGTATCGGCCTTGACTTCGGGCTCTTCCTCGGGGAGCTCGCCGTCAGCCATCCGTGTGTTCTCGAGCACGAGCACGTCGCCGCCGGCCAGGTCGTCGATGGCGTCGAGGGCCTCGTCGCCGTACGTGTCCGCGACGTGGTCGACGGCCGAATCGATGTGGCCCGAAAGAATCTCGGCGTGCTGGGAAAGGGAGACGAAGTCGTCGTCGCCCGGTCGACCCTGGTGGGCCATGACGGCGACGGCGAAGTCGCGGTCGACGAGCTCACGTAGCGTCGCCGCGTGGCGAGCGAAGCGGCGGTTGTCCTGTACTTCCCCGTCCTCGACCGGCGAGTTCAGGTCGAAGCGGATGAGGACGCGCTGTCCGTCGTCGAGGTCGTCGAGCGTCTGGAACGTCATACGTGGGAACTCTCCCGCCGCCCGTTTAACGGTTTCCGACTTCCACGGCTCCTACACGGAAAATAATACAGTTGCGACTCGGCAGGCAGAAAAATAACAGAATCCGCGAACGGTCTATTCTTCGGCGATGTACTCGGCGACGTCGAGCATCCGGTTCGAGAAGCCGTACTCGTTGTCGTACCAGGTGAGAATCTTCGTCAGGCCGTTGACGATGTTCGTCTGGCCGAGGTCGACCTGCGTGGAGTAGGGGTCACCCAGGATGTCAGAGGAGACGAGCTCGTCGTTCGTGACGCCCAGGACGCCCTCGAGCTCGCCGGAGGCGGCGTCCTCGAAGGCAGCGTTGACCTCTTCTTCGGTCACGTCGTCTTCGAGGTCGACGACCAGCTCGGTGATGGAGCCGTTCGGGACCGGGACGCGGATGGCCATCCCGTCGAGCTTGCCTTCGAGCTGTGGGAGGACCTCGGTGGTCGCCTGTGCGGCGCCCGTCGAGGTCGGGATGATGTTCTCCGCGGCGGCGCGGCGACGGCGGGGCTTGCTGTTGGGGCCGTCGATGAGGTTCTGGGAGCCGGTGTAGGCGTGGACGGTCGTCAGCTGACCGGAGCTGATGCCGAACTCGTCGTCGAGCACCTTCGCGACCGGCGTGATGGAGTTGGTGGTACAGGAGGCGTTCGAGACGACGTCCTCGCCGTCGTACTCGTCCTGGTTGACCCCGTAGACGATCTGCTTGACTTCCTTGTCGCCTTTCGGCGGCGCGGAGATGAGCACCTTGTCAGCGCCCGCATCGAGGTGCTGGGCGGCGTCGTCGTACGTGCGGAAGATACCGGTCGCCTCGAAGGCAACGTCGACGTCGAGGTCGTCCCACGGGAGCTGGGTCGGGTCTGTCTCGTGGAAGACGCCCGCTTCGAAATCAGTTCCTTCGATGGTCAGGACGCCGTCGTCGACGCTCGCACCGGGGAGCTCGCCCATGACGGTGTCGTACTGGGCGAAGTACTCGACTTCCTCGTCGTCGATAACGTCGTTGATACCGACGATTTCGACGTTGTCGTTGTCCAGCGAGGCACGCATTACGTTGCGACCGATACGGCCAAAGCCGTTCAGACCGACGCGAACTGGGTCACTCATTCCTCTAAACAAGCGCGAACCCGGAGTAAAGGGTTTTCGAAGTCGTTTCGAGAAAGCCGCTGTTTTGCCTATAAACACGCCGGTTTGTCACACTCGCGGCCGTGGGGCTGGACGGTTCTGGCATCCGGGTCACAATTTGGGCCGTCAGAAGGCTTTTGGGACCGTCGCACATACCACTCGCTACTGATGAGACGGGACGACAACGACGACCCCTTCGACGAGTTCTTCCGAGAGATAGAGCGGATGATGGACGAGATGATGGGCTCGGAAGGGGACGTCCACATCGACCGCGACGGCGCTGCCGACAGTGGTGACCTCCACGTCGATGTCCACGAGACAGGCGAGGAGGTCCGCGTCGTCGCCGACATCCCGGGCGTCGAGAAAGACGGTATCGACCTGAAATGCGACGGGAGCGTCCTCACCATCGACGCCGGGACACACCACCGCGAGTACCACGAGCGTCTCACCCTCCCCAGCAAGGTCGACGAACACTCCGCCTCGGCGACCTACAACAACGGCGTCCTCGAGGTCACCTTCGACCGCGAAGACGAGTCTGCCGACATCGAACTGTAGGCCCGGTCTCCGCCACCTGTGAGCGAGTCAGTCGCCGACCCGGCACTGGCCTGGGACTGGGGTCCAGCTCACAGCCGTCTTACGCGTTGCTGTCTCTACGTCGCCGTCGCGCCGATTCTGGGCATGCTGCTTGGCGGCGCCCTCCTCGCTCTCACGCTGCTGCCCACCCTGTTCTCGAACCTCGAGCTTCTCGCGCTAGTCGTCCTCTTCGCTCTCGTCGGCGGCCCGTTCTCCCTGCTGTACCTCTGGCCGGTGCTCACTGACCGCGACCAGCGGGCAGGCCTGGTCGGCTCGTGGTGGCTCGAAGGCCTCCGTCCGCTCGGGCTCGCTGTCGCCGCCGTCGGTGGCCTAGGCGCGCTCGTGCTCTCAGTCCGGGTCGCCGCCTACGGCCCGCTGGTCGTCGTCGGTGTCGCGATGGGTGTTGGATTCCCGGTGACCGGGTTGCTGGCGACGCGCGGTCGCGTCGACCCCGAGGAGCTGACGCTACGCTTCGAGTGGGGCAAGCGTCGGCCTGTCACAGGCGACATCACGGTCGAGATGTGCAACTGGACGGGGCTTCGACGCTACCGGCTTGGCCCCGTCGCCGTCTGTCTCGCCTCGTACGCGCCGGGCACCAGCGGCGGCGCGCCACAGCTGTTCGTCGTGCCGGCGTCCGTCGCCAGCGCCGCCCGGGACAGCTTCGAACGCGCGCTCGCTACACCGGTCGACGAGCCGGCGCGTGACGGAAATCCGGCCGTCGCCGCCACGCTCGCCGCGTTCGGGCTGGGTACCCTCGCCGTCGGCGCCGGGCTCTGGCTGCTGGCCGACCTGCCGAGCGGCATCGGGCTGTGGATAGTGGCAGTCTGTGGAACCTTCGGCGTCCTCTTTCTCGTCCTTGCGGCACGCGAGCGATAATCAGCGCGCCGTCGTCCGAATCAGCGCTGCCAAATCGTCCCAGAACCCGTCCTCGTACTTCGTCGCCGTGTCGATGGTCGGTCGGGCGTTGGTCTCGTTGACCACCGCTCGGTCGCCGCTCACGAGCAGGTCCACGCCCAGATAGTCGATCTCCAGCACGTCGGCGGTCCGCTCGGCGAGCCGCCGGAGGTCGGTCGGGAGTTCGACTCCCTCGGCCACCGCACCGCGGTGGACGTTGTGTTTCCAGCGACCCCGGTCGCGTTCGTCGTCGGGCAGTCGTCGCTCGACCGCGCCGACGTAGTCGCCGTCGACGACCATCGCCCGGTAGTCGGTCGCGTCGGGGAGATACTCCTGGACAAGGAACGACTGGTCGCCGGTCGCCCGGTAGTCGTGGACCAGGTCCAGATAGTCCGCGATGCCCAGGAAGGAATCGAGGTCGTGTGCGGTGGTCACGCCGACGCCGCGGGTCGTGGAGTTGGGTTTGATGACGACCGGCGGGTCCAGTGCCTCGTAGGCCGCCACCAGTTCCGACTCGTCGGCCGGGTTCGACACCACGACCGATTCAGGGACCGGTACGTCGGCCCGGCCCAGTCGCGTCAGTACGTCGGCCTTGTTTCGCGACCGGAGGATGGCCTCGCGGTCGTTGACCCACGGGATATCGAGGAAGGCGTCGGCGACGGCCCCCTCCATGATTCGCGAGGGGTAGACGAATCCCACGTCGTACTCCTCGAAGGGGCTCTCCGTGAGTGAAATCGCACGCTCGCTGGTGGCGACGTGGCCGACCTCGATGCCGCGGTCGGCCAGTGGCTCACCCATCCGCTCGTAGGTCTCGCTGTTGGTGGCGACCGCGAGGTGGAGCATACACCCCCCCCTTCGGGTTCGGGAAAAAAAGCGTGTCCGGTCGTCGATCGGGTCGTTACACTTCGTCCAGTTCCCACTGCTGGGTCTCGTCGCCTTCGTCCGCGGCCGTCCCGATGTTACCGCCCCACCGGTCTCCGGGGTCCTCGACGGTCATGACCTCGCCGCTGGCGACGTTCTTGACGACGTAGCCCGTGTCGGCCGATTCGAACGTCCACCGCTGGCTGTCGGAGGGGTCCTCGCCCCCGTCCTGGACGACGTTGCCGTCCGAGGCAGCAAGATACCTGTTGCTGTGCTGGGCGGTGATCGTGTAGGCGTCGCCGTCGGGCCGCACCTGGAAGCGCTGGTTCTCGTCGTCCCAGTCGGCGTACTGGATGACGTTCGCGCCGTCGTCCTGGGAGTTGTACGCCACGTCGGCGACCCGGCCTGTTTCGACGTTGTGGAACTCGTAGACGCCCGATTTGACGTCGGCACTCTCGTTGTCGTCGGTGGCCTCGACCAGTTCCCACTGCTGTGTCTCGCTGGCTTCGTCCGCGGCCGTGTCGATGGTGGCGTCCTTGGGCTCGTTCGGGTTCTCTGCGGTCATCACGTCGCCGGTGGCGACGTTCTCGAGGACGTAGCCGGTGTCGGCCGATACGAACGTCCAGCGCTGGCTGTCGGACGGGTCACCGCTGCCCTTCTGGACGACGTTGCCGTCCGAGGCAGTGAGATACTTCCCGCTGTGCTGGGCGGTGAGCGTGTAGGCGTCGCCGTCGGCACTCACCTGGAAGCGCTGGTTCTGCTGGCCATTGCTTGGCCACTGGATGAGGTCGGTGCCGTCGGCCTCGGACTCCCCCTCCACGTCCGCGAGCAGGTCGGTTTCGACGTTGTGCAGTTCGTAGACACCGGACTCGATGTCGGCACTCTCGCCGCCGACGAACTCGAACCAGTTGAGGTTCCACAGCCGCTCGTCGCTGGTGATTCGGACGACGGTTTCACCCTGTTCGAGTTCGAGCTCGCCGACGGACACGGTCGTCCAGGACTGCCAGCCGCCGGTGTCGTCGAAGCTCGTACTGACGCTCTCACCATCGACTTCGACGGTGAAGCTCCCGCCGCCGTCGTCCGAGGCGACCAGCGCCTCGACGGGGTAGGTGCCGGCCTCGGTCACCTCGACGGTGTACTCCCACCACTCGCCGGCCTCGATCCAGCCGACGAAGTAGCCGCCCTCGGTCGCGTCACCGATGTCGACATCGGTGTCCCGGTATTCGCCGCCTCTGTTGCCCTCGCCGGTGTCGTTGTAGGCGACGCCCTGGCCGCCCGTGTCGAAGTCCTCGCCCTGGACGCGGCCGGGCAGTTCGTGGGGGCCGTTGTACGGCGACTGCTCGGGCTCTTTGAGGCTGAGAGTCCCCATCCCGTCTGCGTCGGACTCGGCGAGGCTATCTCCGGTTTTCTCCCCGGCACGGACGCGGAGGGGGTACTCCACGGCGTCTAACGAGTCGCTCCCGTCAAACTCGCCACCCTGGGTGACTTTGCTGACCTCCCCGCCCGATTCAGGGGCCGAAAGGACCGTCTGGTCGGTGCCCGCGGCGGCGGAATCGAAGACGACGGTGACCGAGCCATCGCCGTCGGTGTCGCTCACCTCGCCGGCGACGTAGTAGCCCACGTCGTCGGCGCCGCCGACCTGGACCGTCGCCGTGTCGGTGTTCGTCAGTTCGACGGTGAACTCGACGGTCTCGTTCACGTTGCCGGTGTAGACATTCTGTCCGAACGTGGCATCCCCGTCGGTCACACCGAAGGAGGCCTCCTCGCTGTCGATATAGACGGTCAGCTCGCCATCGCCCTTGGCACTCCAGTCGCTGACCTCGCCGGTGTAGCGGTAGCTGTCCTGGTGGCCATTGACCTCGCCGGAGATAGTGGTCCCGTCTATCGAGTCGGGGCCGCCGCCGGCGTAGGCGCCTTTCTCGGCGTCTCCGCCGACCTCGAACTCGTAGGAGACCGTGGCGTCGGCGGTCTCGTCGACGATGATGGTGCGTTTCTGGGCGACCTCGCTCGGGTCGACGGACTCCCCGTCGATGGCGAGCTCCGCACCCTTGCTGCCGAAGTACTGGAGGTCGCCGGTGAAGGTGTACTCGTCCGTGCCGCCGTCGACGCGGCCTTTGGCGGTGCTTTCGTCGACCGAGTCGTGGTCGTTGATGTCGGTCGGTTCGAGACTCCCGGTGACGCCGAGTTCGTAGTCCCGTTCGAAGCCGTCGACTTCGCCATCCGGGTCAGAGATGGCGAGGGTGGATTCCTCGCTCCCGCTATCGCCGGCGACCTGCTCGACCGCCGCGGCGGCGTCGATGCGACCCGCCCCGGCGAGACGGTCGGGCTCGCCGATGTCGACGGCCGTCTCCGTGAGAATCTCCTCGACCTCGCTCGGGGAGAGTTCCGGGTCCGCGTCCAGCAACAGCCCCACGACGCCGGCCGCGATCGGCGAGGCCATCGACGTGCCGCTTATTTCCCCATACACGTCGTTAGGCAGTGTACTCAGGATTCGATTGCCCGGGGCGGCGATATCGACTGCCCCCTCGGAGGAGAACTCGGTGACGTTGTCGTTGCGGTCCGTGGCACCGACGGCGATGACGGAATCGAACTTCGCGGGGTAGCCGACCGCGTCCGGTTTGTCCGGCTTGTCACGCGAGTTCGATGCCGAGGAGACCACCGTGACGCCGCTCGCTCTGGCGTCGTCGAAGGCCTCGCGCCAGCCCTGGGGCTCCACCCACTCGCTACCGTCCTCGGTGAAACCCGGTGACCTGAACGAGCAGTTGATGACGTCTGCCCCCGCTTCGACCGCGTCGGCGACGTCCCGGATAATCGAGTTCCCGTCGTTGAGCTGGTAGGCCAGCAGCCGGGAGTCGCTCGCGCCGGCGACGCCGACGCCGTTGCCGGTCGTCGCCGCCGCACAGCCGGCGACGTGTGTGCCGTGGAAATCGCCGTCAGAGCTATCGTAGCCGCCGTTGTCGCCGGTGAACCGGTCGGCAAGGTCCACGTGGTCCGTATCGACCGCACTGTCGATAACCGCCAGCGTGACGTCGGTCGACCCCTCCGTCGTCTCCCAGGCGGTCGGTCCGTTGATCTTCTCCAGCCCGTACGAGATTTTCGGGTCGCCCTCGTAGTCCGCCGTCTCGGCGTCCGTCATTGCGACCTCGACGGCCGGCGGTTCGTCGGGAATCTCCGGCTCCATCGCCTCCTCGGCGTAGTCGACGCGGTCGTGGGACTCGATACTGTCGATGGGGTCCTCGACGTCGTCGACCGTGGCCTCGGTGATACTGAGGCGTTCGATGTGGTCCGTTATCTCGTAGCTGTCTGCACCGAGCTGTTCGTCGAGGACCTCCGTCGCTTTCCCGCGCTCCGTGTCCGGTCCGAAGGAGATGGTGTAGTCGTGGCCACCGTCGCTGGCACTACCGGTGGTAGTGAACCCACCCAGCGCCGCGAGGAGACCGGTTGTCTGTATGAACCGCCGCCGTCCGACTGTGAGATTGCTGTCTGTCATGTGATGTATCTGTCTGACCCGTTTGGATCGAGCTTCGGTGTGGCCGGCCCCGTCTCTCTCAGTCTCGCGCACGCACCGCGTCAGTGTCGCCACTACTCGACCGGGGACGCAGCCGTCTCTGTGAACCTGTGCGTTCCTTTTCTCGGACGTATTGCGTAAAAAGCTATCTTAATTTAAAACTAGTTAGAGGGAAAAAATGCATTACAGGCAATGCAACCTTGAAAATTACAGCTTTTGACCGCATGGCAGGATGGCCGAGAGAAGTAACGGACGGTTCGCCGCTGCGCTACGACTCGTCGCCACCCCGCCCCGCCGCCAGCAGCCACAGGACGATGACGAGTCCTTCCAGGCGCGCGGCGGTGTACACCCACGAGCGCAACTCGACGTCCGATTCCGCCGTGGCTAGGTTCATCCAGAAGTCGACGACCTTCCGCGGCGCGAGCAGTTCTGCCAGCCCCAGCGCCAGTAGCAGCAATCTGAGTGCCATACGATAGGTTCGGTCTGCTAGCTGAATACTATTTCTCCGAGACGGACTAGCTGCTGTCACTCGCTTCGGGAATCTCGGCGCCACTCACGTCAGCCAGAAAGCCCTCACCCGCTCGCGCCCTTCCCTGTGAGTAGCGGATACTGTGGCCGGGAGAGCGTTTCATCGCGCGATTCGGGGAAGGGCAGGCCTGCCTGAGCGAAAACAAGTCAGTCAGCAAGAAGCATCCGGCGCCAGAGGTGCCGGTTCTACCGCGGCGAACCGACCACCGCGCACCTTCGGTGCGCGACGGGAGGTGAAGCCGCGATTTTTCCCCAAGTTTTTGCCCCGGTTGCGGGCCATCGGCCCGCAACCGAACGACGTGGCGGCTACGCCGCCACGCAGAACGAGCGCGCCGCAGGCGCGCTCGTGACGGTGCAAAAAGTGGGCTCAGGAGATAAGGAGCTCTTCGCCCTTCTCTACCTTGATGCGGCAGGACGGTGTTATCTTGTTGTAGGCACGGCGGAACGCTTCCTTGACGTGCTCGGCGTCCTCGACGTTGCAGTAGGCGGTAAACAGCTGCTCGCCGGCGTTCATCCGGGCGGCGGTGCCGACGATCTTCCCGAAGGCGGCCCGCATCCCGTCGGAGACACGGTCGGCGCCGGCGCCGGTCGCCTGCTTGTTCTCTCGCAGGACCTGGTGGGGGAACTTCCTGAGGGTCATGCGGTAGTCGCCCTCCTCGCCGATGGTCTTGATGAGGTGGCGGTTCGCCGAAAGGCGCGAGGCCTCCAGCGAGCCGTGTCGGAGCTGGACCTCTTCCTCGACGATGAGGCTTATCTGGACGGGGTACTCGTCCTTGTCTTTGGTCTTGCGACCCATCTCGTGCTGTGCAATCTTCGAACCGGGGATGCCCGTGATGTACTCGCGCCGGGTGTACGATGGCTTGTCGATGTCCCGGTACATCGAGGCAGGTTTGTCGGACATAGGTACTCTTGGTGGAGACGTGGCCGAGCGCCCCAATAAGGGCTTCGAAGGGCCCGCGTGCGGATGAGTCGGTGTGACACGCGCCGCGGCGACGCCCCCCAGCGGCCGCGAACGGCCCGGTAACGTGCGTGTAACCTCGCTTGGGTGTTTATACCGGTCGACCGCCAACGGATAGTACCATGAATATGCTCGTCGACGGCGAGTGGCGGACAGACGCGTATCAGAGTACGAACGAGGACGGTGAGTTCGACCGACAGGAGACCAGTTTCCGCGACAGAATCGAGGACGACCCGGACGCACGCTTCCAGCCAGAGGCCGGCCGCTACCACCTGTACGTCTCGCTGGCCTGTCCGTGGGCCCACCGCACACTACTGGTGCGGGCGCTGAAGGGGCTGGACGACGCAATCAGCGTCGATATCGTCGACCCCTATCGGGACGAGGACGGCTGGCAGTTCACGCCCGAGAAGGACGGCTGCACCGAGGACTCCCTCTATGGCTCGGACTACCTCCGCGAGCTCTACGTCGAGGCCGACCCCGACATGACCGGCCGTGTCACCGTCCCCGTCCTCTGGGACAAACAGGAGGAGACTATCGTCAACAACGAGTCCAAGGAGATTCTCCGGATGCTCGACACCGAGTTCGATTCGGTGGCCGAGTACGACGTGGACCTCTACCCCGAGGGCTACCGGGAAGACGTCGACCGCATCATCGAGGACATCTACGAGCCTATCAACAACGGCGTCTACCGCGCTGGCTTCGCAGACACGCAAAACGCATACGACAACGCCGTTTCCGAACTCTTCGACGCGCTGGACCACTGGGACGAGCTGCTCGAAGAACAACGTTATCTCGCCGGTGACCGCCTGACGGAGGCGGATATCTGCATGTTCACGACCCTCGTTCGGTTCGACGAGGTGTACCACACCCACTTCCAGTGCAACCACAAGCTCATCCGGGAGTACGACAACCTCTGGCCGTATCTGCGGGACCTCTACCAGACGCCAGGCGTCGCAGCGACAGTCGACATGGACCACATCACCGAACACTACTACACCACGCACCCCGACGTGAGTCCGAAGGGGTTCGTCCCGATCGGTCCCGACCCCGACTTCGAGGCGGCCCACGACCGCGACGAACTCCCGGGCGACCTGCCCGAGGACCTGCTGGCGACG
This sequence is a window from Haloarcula salinisoli. Protein-coding genes within it:
- a CDS encoding phosphoglycerate kinase; amino-acid sequence: MTFQTLDDLDDGQRVLIRFDLNSPVEDGEVQDNRRFARHAATLRELVDRDFAVAVMAHQGRPGDDDFVSLSQHAEILSGHIDSAVDHVADTYGDEALDAIDDLAGGDVLVLENTRMADGELPEEEPEVKADTEFVQTLAPEFDAYINDAYSAAHRSHASLVGFPVVMDAYAGRVMETEYEANTSIAEKEFDGQVTMAMGGTKATDVIGVIDHIGDKIDDFVLGGIAGQLFLRAQGYPIGYDVEGMDLFTTQWENNQEIIEEILDERGDQITVASDVAYGEDGERVEVDVEDVDEKGLGIMDIGTDTAEEYADLARESDAVFVKGALGVFEDEKFATGTVTVLEAIAETDCFSVVGGGDTSRAITMYGMSEDSFDHVSIAGGAYIRALTGDELVGVEVLREYAE
- the gap gene encoding type I glyceraldehyde-3-phosphate dehydrogenase; the protein is MSDPVRVGLNGFGRIGRNVMRASLDNDNVEIVGINDVIDDEEVEYFAQYDTVMGELPGASVDDGVLTIEGTDFEAGVFHETDPTQLPWDDLDVDVAFEATGIFRTYDDAAQHLDAGADKVLISAPPKGDKEVKQIVYGVNQDEYDGEDVVSNASCTTNSITPVAKVLDDEFGISSGQLTTVHAYTGSQNLIDGPNSKPRRRRAAAENIIPTSTGAAQATTEVLPQLEGKLDGMAIRVPVPNGSITELVVDLEDDVTEEEVNAAFEDAASGELEGVLGVTNDELVSSDILGDPYSTQVDLGQTNIVNGLTKILTWYDNEYGFSNRMLDVAEYIAEE
- a CDS encoding Hsp20/alpha crystallin family protein, whose amino-acid sequence is MRRDDNDDPFDEFFREIERMMDEMMGSEGDVHIDRDGAADSGDLHVDVHETGEEVRVVADIPGVEKDGIDLKCDGSVLTIDAGTHHREYHERLTLPSKVDEHSASATYNNGVLEVTFDREDESADIEL
- a CDS encoding ATP-grasp domain-containing protein codes for the protein MLHLAVATNSETYERMGEPLADRGIEVGHVATSERAISLTESPFEEYDVGFVYPSRIMEGAVADAFLDIPWVNDREAILRSRNKADVLTRLGRADVPVPESVVVSNPADESELVAAYEALDPPVVIKPNSTTRGVGVTTAHDLDSFLGIADYLDLVHDYRATGDQSFLVQEYLPDATDYRAMVVDGDYVGAVERRLPDDERDRGRWKHNVHRGAVAEGVELPTDLRRLAERTADVLEIDYLGVDLLVSGDRAVVNETNARPTIDTATKYEDGFWDDLAALIRTTAR
- a CDS encoding S8 family serine peptidase; this translates as MTDSNLTVGRRRFIQTTGLLAALGGFTTTGSASDGGHDYTISFGPDTERGKATEVLDEQLGADSYEITDHIERLSITEATVDDVEDPIDSIESHDRVDYAEEAMEPEIPDEPPAVEVAMTDAETADYEGDPKISYGLEKINGPTAWETTEGSTDVTLAVIDSAVDTDHVDLADRFTGDNGGYDSSDGDFHGTHVAGCAAATTGNGVGVAGASDSRLLAYQLNDGNSIIRDVADAVEAGADVINCSFRSPGFTEDGSEWVEPQGWREAFDDARASGVTVVSSASNSRDKPDKPDAVGYPAKFDSVIAVGATDRNDNVTEFSSEGAVDIAAPGNRILSTLPNDVYGEISGTSMASPIAAGVVGLLLDADPELSPSEVEEILTETAVDIGEPDRLAGAGRIDAAAAVEQVAGDSGSEESTLAISDPDGEVDGFERDYELGVTGSLEPTDINDHDSVDESTAKGRVDGGTDEYTFTGDLQYFGSKGAELAIDGESVDPSEVAQKRTIIVDETADATVSYEFEVGGDAEKGAYAGGGPDSIDGTTISGEVNGHQDSYRYTGEVSDWSAKGDGELTVYIDSEEASFGVTDGDATFGQNVYTGNVNETVEFTVELTNTDTATVQVGGADDVGYYVAGEVSDTDGDGSVTVVFDSAAAGTDQTVLSAPESGGEVSKVTQGGEFDGSDSLDAVEYPLRVRAGEKTGDSLAESDADGMGTLSLKEPEQSPYNGPHELPGRVQGEDFDTGGQGVAYNDTGEGNRGGEYRDTDVDIGDATEGGYFVGWIEAGEWWEYTVEVTEAGTYPVEALVASDDGGGSFTVEVDGESVSTSFDDTGGWQSWTTVSVGELELEQGETVVRITSDERLWNLNWFEFVGGESADIESGVYELHNVETDLLADVEGESEADGTDLIQWPSNGQQNQRFQVSADGDAYTLTAQHSGKYLTASDGNVVQKGSGDPSDSQRWTFVSADTGYVLENVATGDVMTAENPNEPKDATIDTAADEASETQQWELVEATDDNESADVKSGVYEFHNVETGRVADVAYNSQDDGANVIQYADWDDENQRFQVRPDGDAYTITAQHSNRYLAASDGNVVQDGGEDPSDSQRWTFESADTGYVVKNVASGEVMTVEDPGDRWGGNIGTAADEGDETQQWELDEV
- a CDS encoding 50S ribosomal protein L16, yielding MSDKPASMYRDIDKPSYTRREYITGIPGSKIAQHEMGRKTKDKDEYPVQISLIVEEEVQLRHGSLEASRLSANRHLIKTIGEEGDYRMTLRKFPHQVLRENKQATGAGADRVSDGMRAAFGKIVGTAARMNAGEQLFTAYCNVEDAEHVKEAFRRAYNKITPSCRIKVEKGEELLIS
- a CDS encoding glutathione S-transferase family protein, with product MNMLVDGEWRTDAYQSTNEDGEFDRQETSFRDRIEDDPDARFQPEAGRYHLYVSLACPWAHRTLLVRALKGLDDAISVDIVDPYRDEDGWQFTPEKDGCTEDSLYGSDYLRELYVEADPDMTGRVTVPVLWDKQEETIVNNESKEILRMLDTEFDSVAEYDVDLYPEGYREDVDRIIEDIYEPINNGVYRAGFADTQNAYDNAVSELFDALDHWDELLEEQRYLAGDRLTEADICMFTTLVRFDEVYHTHFQCNHKLIREYDNLWPYLRDLYQTPGVAATVDMDHITEHYYTTHPDVSPKGFVPIGPDPDFEAAHDRDELPGDLPEDLLATAR